A section of the Vanessa tameamea isolate UH-Manoa-2023 chromosome 29, ilVanTame1 primary haplotype, whole genome shotgun sequence genome encodes:
- the LOC113400640 gene encoding probable proline--tRNA ligase, mitochondrial encodes MRLISQIFQPVITIPKGAKIKNTEITCKSQKLLLECGLVRPTSAGLFTLLPLARRAVTKIENIIHRCLEEVGAQRITLPCLTSAKLWAASGRLDDVGPELIKVEDRHGKKFLLAPTHEEAIADLLADVGPISYKQLPFTLYQIGNKYRDEHRPKHGLLRAREFNMLDAYSVHATRTCAVDTYAKLTRAYTKIFRTLDLPACRVQAPTGEMGGTLSHEWQLPSSAGEDILAVCPSCSHTTLASETSECVKCGKETERINSIEVGHTFVLGTRYSEPLQANCVGPDSSAPLHMGCYGIGVTRLLAAILEVLSTEKSMRWPVEVAPYSAVVIGPKEGSKEWSKLNFDAVLDVARRIHDSGFRDDVLVDDRHGLTIGKRLMMADRIGYTFIIVCGRSALETPPRYELYRSAGGEAQTPRLLKIDELLTVMNERKNDIQFDYRENGVV; translated from the exons atgagattaatatcacaaatatttCAGCCAGTCATAACAATACCGAAAGGcgctaaaattaaaaacactgaAATAACTTGTAAGAGTCAAAAA CTCCTTCTAGAATGTGGCTTGGTTCGTCCAACCAGTGCTGGTCTATTCACCCTTCTCCCCCTTGCAAGACGAGCTGTAACCAAGATTGAAAATATCATCCATCGTTGCTTAGAAGAAGTTGGAGCACAGAGGATCACGCTGCCATGCCTCACATCAGCTAAATTATGGGCAGCGAGTGGTCGGCTTGATGATGTTGGTCCGGAGCTCATAAAAGTTGAAGACAGACACGGCAAGAAGTTCCTCTTGGCACCG ACACACGAGGAAGCCATAGCAGACCTGCTCGCTGACGTTGGACCCATATCCTACAAGCAGCTCCCATTCACACTGTATCAG ATAGGCAATAAGTACAGGGACGAACATCGTCCAAAGCACGGGTTGCTGCGGGCGAGGGAGTTCAACATGTTAGACGCGTACAGCGTACACGCGACTCGCACGTGCGCGGTCGACACGTACGCGAAACTCACACGAGCGTACACGAAGATATTCCGAACGCTGGACTTGCCTGCGTGTAGAG TTCAAGCTCCCACCGGGGAAATGGGGGGGACATTATCACACGAGTGGCAACTCCCGTCGTCAGCCGGTGAAGACATACTCGCCGTATGTCCGTCCTGCTCCCACACGACACTCGCCAGCGAGACTAGCGAGTGTGTCAAGTGTGGGAAAGAGACGGAACGTATTAATAGTATAGAG GTGGGTCACACATTCGTTCTGGGCACACGATACAGTGAGCCGTTGCAGGCGAACTGTGTGGGCCCGGACTCGTCCGCCCCCCTCCACATGGGCTGCTATGGCATCGGCGTCACGCG CTTGCTGGCGGCCATTTTGGAAGTTCTGTCGACTGAGAAATCTATGCGGTGGCCGGTAGAGGTCGCGCCGTATAGCGCTGTCGTTATCGGGCCTAAG GAAGGTTCCAAGGAGTGGTCGAAGCTCAACTTCGACGCAGTGCTGGACGTCGCTCGGCGGATACACGACAGCGGCTTCCGGGACGACGTGCTGGTGGACGACCGGCACGGACTCACCATCGGGAAACGCCTGATGATGGCAGACAG aatCGGTTACACATTCATCATAGTGTGCGGCAGGTCTGCGTTAGAGACTCCGCCGCGCTACGAGCTGTACCGGAGCGCCGGGGGCGAAGCGCAGACACCACGATTGTTAAAAATTGACGAACTATTAACTGTCATgaatgaaagaaaaaatgaTATTCAATTTGATTATAGAGAAAATGGTGTCGTTTGA